The Victivallis sp. Marseille-Q1083 DNA window CGGCACGCCGGACGAATTCAAGGGACTGGTCGATGCGGCCCATGCGCTGAAGCTGCGGGTGATCATCGATCTGGTCCATTCGCACGCGGTGAAGAATGAGATCGAAGGGCTGGGGCGCTTTGACGGCACCCGCTGCCAGTATTTCCACGCCGGCGACCGCGGGGAACATTTCGCCTGGGATTCGCTTTGTTTCGATTACGGCAAGCCGGAGGTGTTGCATTTCCTGCTGTCGAACTGTCGTTTCTGGCTCGATGAGTACCAGTTGGACGGCTTCCGGTTCGACGGGGTTACCAGTATGTTGTATCTGCATCACGGCCTCGGGCATGCTTTCACCGGCTATGCGGATTATTTCGGCGATCAGGTGGATGAGGATGCTTATGCTTACCTGGCGCTGGCCAACCAGGTGATTCACGAAGTGCGGCCGGCGGCGACGACGGTGGCGGAGGACGTCAGCGGCATGCCGGGCCTGGGCGCCGGAGTGGAGGAGGGCGGCTGCGGTTTCGATTACCGGATGGCGATGGGCGTGACCGACTATTGGTTCAGGCTGTTCGATGTGCCGGACGAAAGTTGGGACATGTTCGGCCTGTACCATGAATTGACCAACCGCCGGCCGGATGAACGGACCGTCAGTTATGTCGAATGCCACGATCAGGCGATCGTCGGCGGCCAGACGGCGATCTTCCGGTTGATCGGCGCGGAGATGTACCGGGCGATGGCGCTGGATACGCCGAGCTTGATCGTCGACCGCGGCGTGGCGCTGCACAAATTGGCGCGGCTGGCGACGCTGGCGACGGCCGGCGACGGCTACCTGAATTTCATGGGCAATGAATTCGGCCACCCGGAATGGGTGGATTTTCCGCGCGAAGGCAATCAATGGTCGAATCATTATGCGCGGCGCCAGTGGTCGTTGGCCGATGCCGATTACCTGCGTTACGGGAAACTGCAGAATTTCGACCGGGCAATGCTGGCGTTGTTGAAGGCCGAACGGGTATTCGATACGGTGCCGCAGTGCGTCCGGATCGATCAACAGGGTAAGGTGTTGGCGTTCAACCGCGGCACGCTGTGGTTTTTCTTCAATTTCCATCCGGCGGATTCCTACGACGGTTACCGGCTGGAGGTGCTGCCGGGCGAGTACCGCCTGGTATTGGACTCCGACGCGCCGCAGTTCAACGGATTCGGCCGGGTGGTGCCGGAGCAGCGTTATTTCACGCAAGCCGAGTTGTCCGGCGGTGATTTGCGGTATCTGCTGCAGTTGTATCTGCCGTGCCGGACGGCATTGGTATTGAAGCGCCTCAACTAAATTCCGGTTCGTGCGTCATATTTGAAAATGAAAAAAGCAGCCGCTCCGGGGGGCACCCGGACGCGGTCAACGGGAAAAGCCTGATTGATAGAGCCGCCCGTAGTTTTCTTTCATCCTTCCGCCGGCGCCGGTCGCTGTGTCGTTTTTTTTTCGCTATTTTTTCCGAAAACGCAGTACGCTGCCGGAATTCCCCGGTATCGTCCAGCGCTCATTTTCCGGCGGCGCGCCGTACGCCATCGAATCGAAATGCCAGCCGGCCGCCGCCGTCAGCCGGTCGGTTAACGGTTCCGGCGTATTGTTGACCGCCACGACCAGCAGTTCATCCGGAGCGGCGGAGTGTTCCGTCAAGGTCAGTGACCGGTTCGTTCGGGTGACGAGCCGGACGACGCCCGCCAGTTCGGCCGCCAGTTGATAGAGCCGGTAACAGGGCGGCGCTTCCGGCAGGAACATCCGGGGCGTCGTCGCGGCGGCCAATTCGAGCGGCACGGCGAGAAACAGCAGCTTGCCGTTGCCGTGGCGGTGGCAGGTGAAAACCGGGTCGCCGTCGCCGTCGCCGGCCAGCGTTTGAGCCCCGCGGCAGGACAGTTTCACCAGCGTGCGGGCCGGACAGTCGAATTGGAAGGCTTCGGAACGAACGGTCACCGGCGCGGTTGCCGCGGCGGTGTATTCGATGTCGATGCCGAACGCTTCATTGCAGGGCTGCAGGATGCCGGCATCCGAGCTGACCAGCAAAGTGGCGCCTTGCCGCACCTTTTCGAGCAGGGCCAGATAGCGGTGCCGCGGCATGCCGGCCGGACCGGCGATCGACGGCATCAGATAAAAGGCCGACGGCTTCAACGGCTGTTCCGCCGTTTGGAATTCGACATCGAAACCGGCCTGTTTGGCCAGCAGGAAGCAGGCGTAAGCCGCGAGCCAGTTGTCCTGGCCCGGCGTCAGGATGACCACTGCGTCGCGGCGGAACGGCGGCAGTTGACGTAAATTGGCGCGATCCAGCAGTTCGGCGAATTGCTTCAACTCCAGCAGGGCCGGTTTGCCGCCGCCGTCGCGGCGGATCAGGCCGAGTTCGCGTTCGATCGCCATCCAGTCGTAGGGGGTCTGCGCCAGGTCGCCCTGGTCGAAGGCGCACCACCAGAGCATGCCCCGGCAATCGTGCGCCCAGGCGTTCCACAGCAGGTTGCGCATATATCGGCCGGCGACCCGGTCGCTCGATACGCCCGGTCCGAGCGTTCCGGCCTCTTCGATGAAGGCCGGTACGCCGCCGACGTCGCCGTAGAGCCGGGTTTCCGCCGTCGCGTGAAAGACGTTCCGCATCGTATGGATGGGATCGAGGGCGCAGCCGGGGGTGAACAGCGGATAGGGGTGCGTGGTCAGTACGTCGGTGGTTTCCGCCTGTCCGGCAATCGTCCAGGAGTTGCCGTCGGCGTAACAGACGAGGCTGTGCATGCCGGAGACGACCGGCCGGCCGGCGTCCTCCCGTTTGACGGCCGCGGTGATCGTATCGCTCCACAGCCAGGCGGCATCCGGCGCGTGTTCCAGCAGCGCCATGCAGTTGCATTCGTTGCCGAGATCCCAGGCGACGATCGCCGGACAGTCGCGCAGCGAGCGGACCAGGAAACGGACCAGTTTCACCTCCCAGCGGACCGCCTCCGGATCGGTCAGGACATTGACGCCTTCAAAGGCCGGCGGCACGTGCATCCGGCCGCTCATCCAGCCGGTGACGAGTCCGACGATCAATTTCAAATCGTACCGGTTGGCCAGTTCCGCCAGGCGGCGGAAGCGTGCCACCATCGTTTCGTCGACCCCGGCCCGGCCGGCGGCCGTATCCGGCAGCGGAAGGCCGCCGGCCAGCCGCAATTCGCCGCCGGTCTGGCACCAGCGGGTTTCCCGCACCAGCGGCTGGAAATCCGGCCAGAGCGGAAACACCCGCAGCGTTTCAATGCGGTTCTTTTGCAGCAGTGCCAGGTCGGCTTCCACCGTTTCCGGCTGCCACTGCCGCCACATCGCGGTACCCGCGTGGCTGGCCCAGTAATTGCAGCCGACGAAAAAACGGCGGCCGGACGCGAAAATCCCGGTTGGCTTCTCCATGATATCGCCTTTCGATTGTTGGCTGAAATGTCTCTGCGCTTTTTGCCCTCTCCGGCTGTGACCGCCGGAAATCATGCTTCCGGAGCGTCGGCCGCGGCGGCAGATTCTTCCGACACGGGCGGCTTTACCGTCATCAGCACTTTGTCGGCCCGGCGTTCCACCACCGACTCCACCACCAGTTCGACCCGTTGCGCCGGCAGCGTGACCTTCGCTCCGGTTGTCGGCACCGCGTTGAGCTGGCCGAAAATCAAACCGCCCAGCGTGTCGTAATCCTCCTCCGGCAACGGAATACCGGTCGCCTGGGTCACTTCATCAAGCCGCATCGAGCCGTTGAGCCGCCAGCGGCCGTCGCCGAGCACTTGCACTTCGTCCGACGTGTCGTCGTATTCGTCATACAGACTGCCGACGATCTCTTCGAGCAGGTCCTCCAGCGTGACGATGCCGGCGGTGCCGCCGAATTCATCCAGCACCACCGATAAATTGAGCTGGCGGTTCCGCATGTTTTGAAACAGGACATTGGCGCGCATGGTTGCCGGCGCGAAATAGGCCGGCGTGATCAACTGCCGCAGATCGGGCGGCCGGTCGGAACTGAGTTTGGCGGCGAAATAGGCGCGAAAATGCAGGATGCCGACGATTTCATCGATATCCTCGTGATAGACCGGCACCCGGGAGAAGCCGCATTCCAGCAGCACTTTCTCAATTTCTTCCGGCGGGGTATCCAGGTTCAGCGCGACGACCTCGGTACGGTGGGTCATGACGTCGCCGGCGGTTTTGTTGTTGAATTCGAAGACATTTTCGATCATCTGCTTTTCATCGCTGGCGATGACGCCGTTTTCCTCGCCGATATCCACCAGCAGGCGGATCTCCTCCTCGGTGACCTCCTGCTTGACCGCCTTGCCGCCGCCGAACAGCTTCAGGAAGAAGTTGACCGAGGCATTGAGCAGCCAGACGAACGGCGCGGTGAGTTTGGCGATCCAGTCGATCGGCCCGGCGACATAAAGTGCGAAGGTTTCGGCATAACGCAGGCCGAGTTGTTTCGGAATCAGTTCGCCGAAGACCAGCGACAGGTAGGAGAGCACCAGCGTGATCAGCAGGACGATGACGGCGTCCAGCGTCGTCCGGCTGAGGAACGTCACGCCGTGCGCCAGCAGCCAGTCGGTCAGCGGATCGGAAAAGGAATCCGCCGCGAAAGCGCTGGCCATGAAACCGGCGAAGGTGACGCCGACCTGGACGGTGGCCAGAAAACGGCCGGAATCGGCAAGCAGTGCCGCCAGCCGTTTGCCGCGCCGGCCGCCCTGTTCGGTCAGGCGGCGGACGGCCGCCTGTTTCAGCGAAATGAGCGCCACTTCCGAAGCGGCGAAGAATGCGTTCAGCAGAATCAAAAAGAACAGTACCAGCAACTGAAACCCGAGAATTCCGTCGTCTTCCAAAATCAGTCCCCATCTTTGCGTTGATATCGGTGATTGTTCAAAAAATAATGGTGAATCGCCGGTTTTACAACTCGAAAACCCGGATTTGTGGCCGGGATGTCGGGAGATGAAAATTTCAGGCGGCAAAAACGGCGCAACGGCCGGGCGGCATTGACATTCGCGCTGTAAAGTGGTATATTAAGCAGTTGGCCGCTTCGTGACGGAAGAGGGGGAGAAACAAGGCTGGGTGGCGGAAATGATTGCGGGAAAATGAAAAAATTTTTATGGCGGTTCCACCGGCAGGTCATTTTGCGGACAGTCAATTTCTGGTATTCCCGCTGGGGGGAAAAGAGTTTTCTGATTGTGCTGTCCCTCGCCATCGGCGCGCTTGCCGCAGTGGCGGCGGCGGCGCTGCATGCCCTGGTCGTCCAGTTGGAGTTGCTCGGCATTCAGTTGCGGGATTTCTCGAACCGGCTGCATGAATATGCCTGGCTGCTGGTGGTGTTCTGTTTGCCGATGTTCGGCCTGCTGCTCTCCTTCCTGGTCCAGCGATGGTTCGGCGGCCAGCGTTATGCCAAGAGCCTGAGCCCGCTGATTCTGGCGCTGAACCGGCGCCGCACCAATATTCCGCTCAGCGAGACGGTTACCCATCTGATTTCCAGCGCGTTTTCGGTCGGCTTCGGCGGCTCGGCCGGTCTGGAGGCGCCGAGCGTGTTGACCGGCGCGGCGATCGGCGCCAATGCCGGGTCCTTTTTCCACATTCACCGCCGTTTGCGCAGCCTGTTGCTCGGCTGCGGTTCGGCTGCGGCGATTTCGGCGATTTTCGGCAGTCCGATCGCCGGAGTGCTGTTCGCGGCCGAAGTGCTGCTGCCGGAGTTCAGCGTCTCGGCGCTGGTGCCGATGATGATGTCTTCGGCAGTGGCCGCCGTGGTCTCCCACCTGATCATTGCCGACAATCAATTTATCCTGGCCATCAATGCGCCGTGGCGGACCGATGCGATTCCCTGCTATTTTCTGTGCGGCATCGTCTGCGCGCTGGTCGGCGTTTACGTGATCAGGGCGGCCTACTGGACCGCCGGACTGTTGAAGAACAAA harbors:
- a CDS encoding alpha amylase C-terminal domain-containing protein, translated to MEARSNRPAPLACDPWLEPYREAIARRRQRRQARLLQLTGGRQSLADFAAGHTFFGLHRTADGWVMREWAPNAERIVLLSDGNGWRECREYHFKRLAAPGQWELRLPAAALRHGMNYLLRVYWPGGHGDRIPAYARYVVQDETTKLFCAQVWAPEKNYQFRHPAPELDGPLLIYEAHVGMAQEESKVGSFAEFREKILPRIAASGYNTIQLMAILSHPYYGSFGYHVANFFSIASRFGTPDEFKGLVDAAHALKLRVIIDLVHSHAVKNEIEGLGRFDGTRCQYFHAGDRGEHFAWDSLCFDYGKPEVLHFLLSNCRFWLDEYQLDGFRFDGVTSMLYLHHGLGHAFTGYADYFGDQVDEDAYAYLALANQVIHEVRPAATTVAEDVSGMPGLGAGVEEGGCGFDYRMAMGVTDYWFRLFDVPDESWDMFGLYHELTNRRPDERTVSYVECHDQAIVGGQTAIFRLIGAEMYRAMALDTPSLIVDRGVALHKLARLATLATAGDGYLNFMGNEFGHPEWVDFPREGNQWSNHYARRQWSLADADYLRYGKLQNFDRAMLALLKAERVFDTVPQCVRIDQQGKVLAFNRGTLWFFFNFHPADSYDGYRLEVLPGEYRLVLDSDAPQFNGFGRVVPEQRYFTQAELSGGDLRYLLQLYLPCRTALVLKRLN
- a CDS encoding beta-mannanase encodes the protein MEKPTGIFASGRRFFVGCNYWASHAGTAMWRQWQPETVEADLALLQKNRIETLRVFPLWPDFQPLVRETRWCQTGGELRLAGGLPLPDTAAGRAGVDETMVARFRRLAELANRYDLKLIVGLVTGWMSGRMHVPPAFEGVNVLTDPEAVRWEVKLVRFLVRSLRDCPAIVAWDLGNECNCMALLEHAPDAAWLWSDTITAAVKREDAGRPVVSGMHSLVCYADGNSWTIAGQAETTDVLTTHPYPLFTPGCALDPIHTMRNVFHATAETRLYGDVGGVPAFIEEAGTLGPGVSSDRVAGRYMRNLLWNAWAHDCRGMLWWCAFDQGDLAQTPYDWMAIERELGLIRRDGGGKPALLELKQFAELLDRANLRQLPPFRRDAVVILTPGQDNWLAAYACFLLAKQAGFDVEFQTAEQPLKPSAFYLMPSIAGPAGMPRHRYLALLEKVRQGATLLVSSDAGILQPCNEAFGIDIEYTAAATAPVTVRSEAFQFDCPARTLVKLSCRGAQTLAGDGDGDPVFTCHRHGNGKLLFLAVPLELAAATTPRMFLPEAPPCYRLYQLAAELAGVVRLVTRTNRSLTLTEHSAAPDELLVVAVNNTPEPLTDRLTAAAGWHFDSMAYGAPPENERWTIPGNSGSVLRFRKK
- a CDS encoding hemolysin family protein: MEDDGILGFQLLVLFFLILLNAFFAASEVALISLKQAAVRRLTEQGGRRGKRLAALLADSGRFLATVQVGVTFAGFMASAFAADSFSDPLTDWLLAHGVTFLSRTTLDAVIVLLITLVLSYLSLVFGELIPKQLGLRYAETFALYVAGPIDWIAKLTAPFVWLLNASVNFFLKLFGGGKAVKQEVTEEEIRLLVDIGEENGVIASDEKQMIENVFEFNNKTAGDVMTHRTEVVALNLDTPPEEIEKVLLECGFSRVPVYHEDIDEIVGILHFRAYFAAKLSSDRPPDLRQLITPAYFAPATMRANVLFQNMRNRQLNLSVVLDEFGGTAGIVTLEDLLEEIVGSLYDEYDDTSDEVQVLGDGRWRLNGSMRLDEVTQATGIPLPEEDYDTLGGLIFGQLNAVPTTGAKVTLPAQRVELVVESVVERRADKVLMTVKPPVSEESAAAADAPEA